A genome region from Armatimonadota bacterium includes the following:
- a CDS encoding PEP-CTERM sorting domain-containing protein (PEP-CTERM proteins occur, often in large numbers, in the proteomes of bacteria that also encode an exosortase, a predicted intramembrane cysteine proteinase. The presence of a PEP-CTERM domain at a protein's C-terminus predicts cleavage within the sorting domain, followed by covalent anchoring to some some component of the (usually Gram-negative) cell surface. Many PEP-CTERM proteins exhibit an unusual sequence composition that includes large numbers of potential glycosylation sites. Expression of one such protein has been shown restore the ability of a bacterium to form floc, a type of biofilm.) produces the protein MKMVLRLATMLALAGICFGGAWAQEFVPPSCEFVSFDPQTYEYVYKVTCYENQTIPFGQLIVRAEVPNTGIYKPWVGSGPVNHPEVSWRFWIQTRQWVPRKDNAIWTANSLEDVIPDHTAWVGYFHLIVPNSYLTEGIAVTMDGMAPGTEWTVYVPGPAMLIPEPSSILALFGLTGGLLPILRRRK, from the coding sequence ATGAAAATGGTCCTTCGGCTAGCTACAATGCTCGCACTTGCAGGAATTTGCTTCGGGGGCGCTTGGGCTCAGGAATTTGTTCCACCCAGCTGTGAGTTTGTAAGCTTCGACCCGCAAACTTACGAGTATGTCTACAAAGTCACATGCTATGAAAACCAAACGATACCATTCGGCCAGCTGATTGTCCGCGCCGAGGTGCCAAACACTGGCATTTATAAGCCATGGGTTGGTTCTGGGCCTGTAAACCATCCGGAAGTTAGTTGGAGATTTTGGATTCAAACGCGACAGTGGGTGCCGAGAAAAGACAATGCGATTTGGACGGCGAATAGCTTGGAGGATGTCATTCCAGACCACACTGCTTGGGTGGGATACTTCCACTTAATAGTTCCCAATAGCTACCTTACCGAGGGAATTGCAGTGACGATGGACGGAATGGCCCCCGGCACGGAATGGACTGTATATGTGCCCGGCCCAGCAATGTTGATTCCGGAGCCGAGCTCGATACTGGCGTTGTTTGGTCTCACTGGCGGGTTGCTCCCGATCCTTAGAAGAAGAAAATAG